A window of Eubacterium sp. 1001713B170207_170306_E7 contains these coding sequences:
- a CDS encoding trimethylamine methyltransferase family protein, producing MQIAKYQPVLSKTEMELIHEKSLYLLENNGEIIESDEILEICKNAGFRVEGQRVYYPREKVEAALKQAPKDFKLHGRDGRKTFSIRDDGTKLAPALGPMNVLEDGHYRPTTMKDMVDFTILHETSDLMRTVGANMLRPRDLPLSPLDNAMTRLAITLAYSTKPVQTFCEGGEISDKSFELIKQFYGGASDEDVYAMICISTASPFRLTQDTCETLLSFCRCNQLLWAQGSGMPGLTTPPTLAGTLLQGNAEKLGIITLSQTINPGNPVMYSLISMLSDLRYTSCVVATPESPYRMMAEKDMADFYGLPSLGTTGLADAKELDYQCGAEAFMMFYFAYHSSPDLVAQSLGVLDSYNTISYEKFIMDEENVQSVLKLLAPVAVDEKRMKIDKILKAGPSGNYLARTDRAYREDFYRSSLYFKESSAEWMAQGRPTLEAEARKKYLERIAEYQPGDFDRIQQKIIDQYIPKDLQIKNK from the coding sequence ATGCAAATCGCAAAATATCAACCGGTATTATCAAAAACAGAAATGGAATTAATCCATGAAAAATCACTTTACCTGCTGGAAAATAACGGTGAAATCATCGAGAGTGATGAAATCCTGGAAATATGTAAAAACGCAGGATTTCGCGTTGAGGGTCAGCGTGTTTACTACCCCCGCGAAAAGGTTGAAGCCGCTTTAAAACAGGCGCCCAAAGATTTTAAGCTTCATGGTCGGGATGGGCGAAAGACTTTCAGTATCCGGGATGACGGAACAAAGCTCGCCCCGGCCCTTGGGCCTATGAATGTCCTGGAGGACGGTCACTACCGGCCAACGACCATGAAGGACATGGTGGATTTCACAATACTGCATGAAACCAGCGACTTAATGCGGACCGTAGGGGCAAATATGCTGAGGCCGCGCGACCTGCCGCTGTCCCCCCTCGACAATGCCATGACGCGTTTGGCAATCACCCTGGCTTACTCTACCAAACCCGTTCAAACCTTTTGTGAAGGCGGCGAAATCTCGGACAAGAGCTTTGAACTGATCAAACAGTTTTACGGCGGCGCCAGTGACGAGGACGTCTACGCCATGATCTGTATCAGCACTGCGTCACCCTTTCGTTTGACCCAGGATACATGTGAAACCCTGCTGTCGTTTTGCCGCTGCAACCAGCTCCTCTGGGCACAGGGCTCCGGAATGCCCGGCTTAACAACACCGCCGACCCTCGCAGGCACCCTGCTTCAGGGCAATGCCGAAAAGCTCGGAATCATCACCCTTTCCCAGACCATCAACCCAGGAAATCCTGTTATGTACAGCCTGATTTCCATGCTTTCCGACCTGCGCTATACCTCCTGCGTTGTGGCCACCCCCGAATCGCCCTATCGCATGATGGCGGAAAAGGATATGGCCGATTTCTATGGCCTGCCAAGCCTTGGCACAACCGGGCTGGCAGACGCCAAGGAGCTTGATTATCAGTGTGGGGCAGAGGCCTTTATGATGTTTTATTTTGCCTACCATTCAAGTCCGGATCTGGTCGCCCAGTCCCTGGGGGTGCTGGATTCCTACAACACCATCAGCTATGAAAAATTCATCATGGATGAGGAAAATGTCCAATCTGTTCTAAAATTGCTGGCACCTGTGGCAGTTGATGAAAAACGCATGAAAATCGATAAAATTCTAAAAGCAGGCCCCTCGGGGAATTACCTGGCGAGAACCGACCGGGCCTACCGGGAAGATTTCTACCGCTCATCTTTATACTTTAAGGAAAGCTCCGCGGAATGGATGGCTCAGGGACGCCCAACGCTTGAAGCAGAAGCACGAAAAAAATACCTTGAGCGCATAGCGGAATATCAGCCCGGTGACTTTGACCGGATACAGCAAAAGATTATTGATCAATATATTCCCAAGGACCTTCAGATTAAAAATAAATAG
- a CDS encoding diguanylate cyclase, which produces MKDKHKHSGKLINGIIAIVTVLAVIGVSFTYVKSVEKKVSEETGQYLEEVGIQSAALIKQKFDDDLENLKSAAAVIGATDLALNDDAIMTSLRQIDEALDFRNVAVVEPDGTAYEIMDNEVYTFEVMDKEHFRYAIVGVPFISNPTVPEDHSEESIALAVPIYRDNAVIGVIMGRYYLTDLTELLNVDTFDGKGYAYLTRRNGEVFVTSNNENADRTLKDINTDFEDSYFEDPFALQTMQINMLEGKSGSVDYVWNGTKRIMRYLPVGINDWYLLSVVPNEVIESKATGLVMQAAVFCCILFGVFIVLSLYVLGIQKRKNEELRKTHRELETNERRYEIVMAQSKDIIFEWDIKTGHIYHSDMFRQKFGFESPVERFPEAVVECQGIPESDVEVFLQTYRKIADGEPYAEGEFRVYDSRRCPMWCRSRVSLIVDENGEPSRGVGILMDIDEEMQEKEKMMAAAEKDFLTQTFNKGAAESRIQQWMKENEGKQKAGLLMIDVDDFKQVNDTFGHISGDRVLREVTKKISGIFRESDIVGRIGGDEFVVLMKNIQDTEAVTRKAQEIIQIFENCRVGVQKKYSISGSIGIALFPENGTTYKELLGNADQALYFAKAHGKNQFIYFKKE; this is translated from the coding sequence ATGAAAGACAAGCACAAGCATTCCGGGAAGCTGATCAATGGTATCATTGCCATCGTGACGGTTCTGGCTGTCATTGGCGTTTCTTTTACATATGTGAAATCCGTTGAGAAAAAGGTCTCGGAGGAAACAGGCCAGTATCTGGAGGAGGTTGGAATCCAGAGCGCGGCCCTGATCAAGCAGAAATTTGACGATGATCTCGAAAATCTCAAGTCGGCGGCGGCAGTCATTGGCGCGACGGATCTGGCCTTGAACGACGATGCGATTATGACGTCTCTGCGGCAGATCGATGAAGCCCTTGATTTCAGAAATGTGGCGGTAGTCGAGCCGGATGGAACGGCCTATGAGATCATGGACAATGAGGTTTATACCTTTGAGGTAATGGATAAAGAGCATTTCCGGTATGCCATAGTCGGGGTGCCGTTTATCTCAAACCCGACAGTGCCGGAGGATCATTCGGAGGAGTCAATCGCCTTGGCTGTCCCGATTTACCGGGATAACGCGGTCATTGGCGTGATCATGGGGCGGTACTATCTGACCGACCTGACAGAGCTTTTGAACGTCGACACCTTTGACGGCAAGGGCTACGCCTACCTGACCAGGCGTAACGGCGAGGTTTTTGTCACCTCAAATAATGAGAACGCGGACCGGACATTGAAAGATATAAACACCGATTTCGAGGATTCCTACTTTGAGGATCCCTTTGCCCTTCAGACCATGCAGATCAATATGCTGGAGGGAAAAAGCGGCAGTGTTGACTATGTGTGGAACGGTACTAAGCGCATCATGCGTTACCTGCCGGTGGGCATCAATGACTGGTATCTGCTTTCAGTGGTGCCAAACGAGGTGATCGAGAGCAAGGCGACCGGGCTGGTCATGCAGGCGGCGGTTTTCTGCTGCATTCTCTTTGGTGTATTTATCGTGCTCAGCCTCTACGTTCTTGGAATCCAGAAACGCAAAAATGAGGAGCTCCGGAAAACCCACCGGGAGCTCGAAACCAATGAACGCCGTTATGAAATCGTGATGGCCCAGTCGAAAGATATTATTTTTGAGTGGGATATAAAAACCGGGCACATTTACCACTCGGATATGTTCAGGCAGAAGTTTGGCTTTGAGTCTCCTGTGGAGCGTTTCCCCGAGGCGGTCGTCGAGTGTCAGGGCATACCTGAAAGTGATGTGGAAGTGTTTTTGCAGACCTACAGGAAAATTGCCGATGGCGAGCCCTATGCTGAGGGTGAGTTCCGGGTGTATGACAGCCGCCGCTGCCCAATGTGGTGCCGGTCACGGGTCAGCCTGATTGTTGACGAAAACGGAGAGCCCAGCAGAGGGGTCGGTATCCTCATGGATATCGATGAGGAGATGCAGGAAAAGGAAAAGATGATGGCGGCGGCTGAAAAAGATTTTCTGACCCAGACCTTCAATAAGGGAGCGGCAGAAAGCCGTATTCAGCAGTGGATGAAGGAAAACGAAGGCAAACAGAAGGCCGGGCTGCTGATGATCGACGTGGATGATTTCAAGCAGGTCAACGATACCTTTGGGCATATCTCCGGCGACCGTGTGCTGCGGGAGGTTACCAAAAAAATCTCCGGTATTTTCAGAGAAAGCGATATTGTGGGGAGAATCGGCGGCGACGAGTTTGTCGTGCTGATGAAGAATATTCAGGATACAGAGGCGGTGACCAGAAAGGCGCAGGAGATCATCCAAATCTTTGAGAACTGCCGTGTCGGGGTGCAGAAAAAGTACAGCATTTCCGGCAGCATCGGTATTGCCCTGTTCCCGGAAAACGGAACGACCTATAAAGAGCTTCTGGGCAACGCCGATCAGGCGCTGTACTTTGCAAAGGCCCACGGAAAGAACCAGTTCATTTATTTTAAAAAGGAATAA
- a CDS encoding MFS transporter, with protein sequence MDFKKKRWIIILLVTISYGAVWQFPYMLETYYIPVQQAFGFTNEQIGSMMTVFGIVSVILYFPGGYLSDKFSVKTLITVSYLGTAALGFCMLLIPPLPIMLVIQFGFAVTTIFTFWGAIIKFIRIMGDDSEQGKLYGLFFAFSGIFGALEGFAATALYSGLGENVTAFKALILFFALVVAVPTLIFFAIFKEKEALPDTGTEESKVNLRDLGKVLKMPIVWIMAIVVLCAYIPKSSQSYFQPYMSEYFAVPVAWISVIAIFRQQVVRLVANPLAGWLRDKIGASSIVIRIAFVIGILAFAMVLFTPLNPALAWVIVTSLCLVSALYNISVTCSFIPISEAGISAKYTGTISGFVSCVGYSSDIWFYKVGGGMIDANGFSGYQQIFILCLVSCVVGIAATFVLKKSILKTKTSNHQ encoded by the coding sequence ATGGATTTTAAAAAGAAAAGGTGGATCATCATTCTGTTAGTGACCATCAGCTACGGGGCCGTCTGGCAGTTCCCGTATATGCTGGAAACGTACTATATTCCTGTACAGCAGGCCTTTGGCTTTACCAATGAACAGATCGGCTCAATGATGACTGTTTTTGGGATTGTATCCGTTATTTTATACTTTCCCGGCGGGTATCTCTCAGACAAATTTAGTGTTAAAACCCTGATAACAGTCTCTTATTTAGGAACAGCCGCCCTTGGGTTCTGCATGCTGCTGATTCCTCCGCTTCCAATTATGCTTGTTATTCAGTTTGGCTTTGCCGTCACTACCATTTTTACTTTTTGGGGTGCAATCATCAAATTTATCCGCATTATGGGGGATGACAGTGAGCAGGGAAAACTCTACGGATTATTCTTTGCCTTTTCCGGTATCTTTGGCGCACTGGAGGGCTTTGCCGCAACCGCTTTATACAGCGGACTGGGCGAAAATGTGACAGCTTTTAAAGCTTTGATTCTCTTTTTTGCGCTGGTCGTTGCTGTCCCGACACTTATCTTCTTTGCGATTTTCAAAGAAAAGGAAGCCCTGCCGGATACAGGCACTGAGGAAAGCAAAGTCAATCTCCGTGATCTTGGCAAGGTATTAAAAATGCCCATTGTCTGGATTATGGCCATTGTTGTTTTGTGCGCCTACATTCCAAAATCTTCCCAGAGCTATTTCCAGCCCTATATGAGCGAATACTTTGCTGTTCCTGTGGCCTGGATTTCAGTCATTGCCATTTTCCGGCAGCAGGTGGTGCGCCTGGTGGCTAACCCGCTGGCCGGCTGGCTCCGCGATAAAATCGGCGCATCGTCGATCGTCATACGGATCGCCTTTGTCATCGGAATCCTGGCCTTTGCGATGGTTCTCTTCACACCGCTGAATCCAGCGCTTGCCTGGGTTATTGTTACCTCATTATGCCTGGTATCTGCGCTGTATAATATTTCTGTCACCTGCAGCTTTATTCCGATTTCGGAGGCGGGTATTTCCGCTAAATATACTGGCACCATCTCCGGCTTTGTCTCCTGTGTGGGATACTCCAGCGACATCTGGTTCTATAAGGTCGGCGGCGGCATGATTGACGCCAATGGTTTTTCGGGCTATCAGCAGATCTTTATTCTGTGTCTGGTTTCCTGTGTTGTCGGAATCGCCGCAACCTTTGTTCTGAAAAAATCAATCCTAAAAACAAAAACAAGCAATCACCAATAG